One Paramisgurnus dabryanus chromosome 8, PD_genome_1.1, whole genome shotgun sequence DNA window includes the following coding sequences:
- the tlcd5a gene encoding TLC domain-containing protein 5a, with amino-acid sequence MSPLVLGVGACLAGWIALYVLLCYTNGSCSYEWNCRLVTLLHGILAVCITAYIGYIDGPWPFTYPGTKNTPLQITAMVVSLGYFIFDMAWCVYFRTEGLVMLAHHTMTILGILLTLWLGESGIEGCAVLFGSEITNPLLQTRWFLKHSGRYDSFLGDLVDVLFVLLFVFMRIFVGGTMLYCELISPRPKFIIKCGGVAMYALSWVFMADIARFAYRKSQVKYQRWMNRHRMEVNGQDLKRD; translated from the exons ATGTCGCCGCTGGTGCTGGGAGTCGGAGCTTGCTTAGCTGGGTGGATTGCTCTTTATGTTTTGCTGTGTTACACAAATGGCTCTTGTAGCTATGAATGGAACTGTCGACTAGTTACACTGTTACACGGCATTCTTGCTGTGTGTATAACTGCGTATATCGGATACATAGATGGACCGTGGCCTTTCACGTACCCAG GTACAAAGAACACCCCTCTGCAGATCACCGCTATGGTGGTCAGTCTGGGTTACTttatctttgacatggcctggTGTGTGTACTTCCGCACCGAGGGTCTGGTGATGCTCGCCCATCACACCATGACCATCCTGGGTATTCTGCTAACTCTGTGGCTGGGGGAGTCGGGGATCGAGGGTTGTGCCGTGCTGTTTGGCAGCGAGATCACAAACCCTCTCCTCCAGACTCGCTGGTTCTTGAAACACTCTGGCCGTTACGACAGCTTTCTTGGAGACCTAGTAGACGTCCTGTTTGTGCTGTTGTTCGTGTTCATGCGGATTTTTGTAGGAGGCACCATGCTGTACTGTGAGCTCATCTCACCCAGACCCAAGTTCATCATTAAATGTGGTGGCGTGGCCATGTACGCTCTGTCCTGGGTGTTTATGGCTGACATTGCCCGTTTTGCATACCGCAAATCCCAAGTTAAATATCAGCGTTGGATGAATCGGCACAGGATGGAGGTCAATGGGCAAGATTTGAAGAGAGATTAA